From Thunnus maccoyii chromosome 21, fThuMac1.1, whole genome shotgun sequence, the proteins below share one genomic window:
- the kbtbd2 gene encoding kelch repeat and BTB domain-containing protein 2: MSDLSERRPVNTDYAVSLLEQLKFFYEQKLLTDIVLLVEDMEFPCHKMVLATCSSYFRAMFMSGLSESKQTHVHLRNVDPATLQIIITYAYTGNLPISDSTVEPLYETACFLQVEDVLLQCRDYLVKKINAENCVRMLSIGDLFSCSELKQSAKRMVEHKFPMVYRQEAFLQLSHELLIDVLSSDNLNVEKEETVREAAMLWLEYNMEARSQHLSSVLSQIRIDALSEVTQRAWFQGLPPNDKSVVVQGLYKSMPKFFKPRLGMTKEEMLIFMEAMSETQGEGYVMAAAVPTTVVCYSPQAEKVYKLSNPPGDLQKVGTLVTPDNDVFIAGGQIPLKNSITNHGKSGKLQAVFRSVDSFFWFDAQQNAWVPKTPMLCARIKPSLVYCEGYIYAIGGDNVGGELNKRTVERYDCEKDEWSMMSPLPFAWNWSTSVVAHDCIYVMTHDLMYCYFPRADTWVEMAMRKTSRCFASAAAFGDLIFYIGGLHVVSNSGIRLPTSTIDGSSVTVEIYDVNKNEWRLAANIPAKRYSDPCVRAVVLLNSLCIFMRETHMNERAKYAIYQYDMELDRWYLRQPVSERVLWDLGKDFRCAVGKLYPSCLEESPWKPPTYLFSPDGAEEFEVDGELVSLPHV; the protein is encoded by the exons GGCGATGTTCATGAGCGGCCTCAGCGAGAGCAAACAGACCCACGTCCACCTGAGGAACGTGGACCCGGCTACGCTGCAGATCATCATCACCTACGCCTACACGGGCAACCTGCCCATCAGCGACAGCACCGTGGAGCCGCTGTACGAGACCGCATGCTTCCTACAG GTGGAGGACGTCTTGCTGCAGTGCAGAGACTATCTGGTGAAGAAGATAAATGCGGAGAACTGTGTCCGCATGCTGAGCATCGGCGACCTGTTCAGCTGTAGCGAGCTGAAGCAGAGCGCTAAACGCATGGTGGAGCACAAGTTCCCCATGGTGTACCGGCAGGAGGCCTTCCTTCAGCTCTCCCACGAGCTGTTGATAGACGTCCTGAGCAGCGACAACCTCAAtgtggagaaggaggagacgGTGCGTGAGGCGGCCATGCTGTGGTTGGAGTACAACATGGAGGCACGCTCGCAGCACCTGTCCTCCGTGCTCAGTCAGATCCGCATCGACGCGTTGTCTGAGGTAACGCAGCGCGCCTGGTTCCAGGGCCTGCCACCCAACGACAAGTCTGTCGTGGTGCAGGGTCTCTACAAGTCCATGCCCAAGTTCTTCAAGCCTCGGTTAGGCATGACCAAGGAGGAGATGCTGATCTTCATGGAGGCCATGTCAGAAACGCAGGGCGAGGGATACGTAATGGCTGCGGCCGTGCCTACTACAGTAGTGTGTTACAGCCCACAGGCGGAGAAAGTGTACAAACTGAGTAACCCCCCGGGAGACCTGCAGAAGGTGGGAACCCTCGTCACCCCCGACAACGATGTGTTCATCGCTGGCGGACAGATCCCTCTCAAGAACTCTATCACCAACCACGGCAAAAGTGGCAAGTTACAGGCGGTGTTCCGCTCGGTAGATAGCTTCTTCTGGTTTGACGCCCAGCAGAACGCCTGGGTCCCCAAAACCCCCATGCTGTGTGCCCGAATCAAGCCCTCTCTGGTCTACTGCGAGGGCTACATCTATGCAATCGGGGGGGATAACGTCGGAGGGGAGCTGAACAAACGCACGGTGGAGCGCTACGACTGCGAGAAGGACGAGTGGAGCATGATGAGTCCCCTGCCCTTCGCCTGGAACTGGAGCACGTCCGTGGTGGCGCACGACTGCATCTACGTGATGACCCACGACCTGATGTACTGCTACTTCCCCCGAGCCGACACCTGGGTGGAGATGGCCATGCGCAAGACCAGCCGCTGTTTTGCTTCCGCGGCCGCCTTCGGTGACCTCATTTTCTACATCGGCGGCCTCCACGTGGTCAGCAACTCCGGCATCCGCTTGCCAACGAGCACCATCGACGGCTCCTCCGTCACCGTGGAGATCTACGACGTCAATAAGAACGAGTGGCGCCTGGCCGCCAACATCCCCGCCAAGCGTTACTCGGACCCATGCGTGCGGGCAGTGGTGCTGCTCAACTCGCTGTGCATTTTCATGCGCGAAACCCACATGAACGAGCGTGCCAAGTACGCGATCTATCAGTACGACATGGAGCTGGACCGCTGGTACCTGCGGCAGCCCGTGTCCGAACGCGTGCTCTGGGATCTGGGCAAGGACTTCCGTTGTGCGGTGGGGAAGCTGTACCCCTCCTGCCTGGAGGAGTCCCCCTGGAAACCCCCAACCTACCTCTTCTCCCCCGACGGAGCCGAGGAGTTTGAGGTGGACGGGGAGCTGGTGTCCCTCCCTCACGTATAG